A window of Petrotoga miotherma DSM 10691 genomic DNA:
AGAGAATGTCTTAAAAGCATTATCAGTGAAAAGATTACAAGCGAGTCTCAACTGGCTTTGAAAGAAACAAGAGCGTAATTCTAGTTTTTTTAAGGAGGTTTTCAACCATGAAAAAAGTAAGCAATGTTACTATGGGAATAGATAAAGTTTCAAACTCACCAATAGTTTTTTTAAGGATACAAGATACAAACGTTGTTGTACCAATATGGATTGGACCTTGTGAAGCTGGTGTATTAGCTTTAATATTGAGAAACGAAGATTTTGAAAGGCCTTTAACCCATGATT
This region includes:
- a CDS encoding bifunctional nuclease domain-containing protein, producing MGIDKVSNSPIVFLRIQDTNVVVPIWIGPCEAGVLALILRNEDFERPLTHD